A region from the Achromobacter seleniivolatilans genome encodes:
- a CDS encoding DEAD/DEAH box helicase: protein MSFENLGLAPALLTAIQEAGFTTPTPVQAAAIPQALAGHDLMVSAQTGSGKTAAFMLPALHRIAQMPANKGVGVQVLVLTPTRELAVQVTEATDMYGRKLADLRTATVVGGMPYGAQLKALSRRVDVLVATPGRLIDHLQSGRVKLNTVHTLVLDEADRMLDMGFIEDIETIVSRLPEDRQTLLFSATLDGTIAKLAGRMMRDPQRIELAGAKEKHTNITQSLLYADDASHKMQLLDHVLRDAKLDQAIVFTSTKRGADDLADRLADQGFAAAALHGDMNQRQRTRTLSQLQRGQLRILVATDVAARGIDVQGISHAVNFDLPMQAEDYVHRIGRTGRAGRSGLAFTLATHSERHKVRRIEHYIGQSITPEVIAGLEPKRTPRPSAGGSGAPRGGKPFGKRPGGFGGSRHEGGGYQGNRDAGSREGRSFGGPREGGAPRGEFKPREGGYQGNRPFGDRPQRSFGDRPSFGDRPQREGGYQGNRPFGDRPPREGGFRGGDRDARPSFGGDRPSFGDRPQRDARPFSERAPREGGFRGGDRDARPAAGFSDRPSFGDRPAREGGRPEGGFRGKPTFDKRPGGPAKRFAKPADRRG, encoded by the coding sequence ATGTCTTTTGAAAACCTGGGTCTTGCACCCGCTCTGTTGACGGCCATCCAAGAAGCTGGCTTCACCACCCCCACCCCCGTTCAAGCTGCTGCCATTCCGCAAGCGCTGGCTGGTCACGACCTGATGGTGTCCGCGCAAACAGGTAGCGGCAAGACCGCAGCCTTCATGCTGCCGGCCCTGCATCGCATTGCCCAGATGCCCGCCAACAAGGGCGTCGGCGTGCAAGTGCTGGTTCTGACCCCGACTCGCGAACTGGCTGTGCAAGTTACCGAAGCGACCGATATGTACGGCCGCAAGCTGGCTGACCTGCGTACGGCCACCGTCGTCGGCGGCATGCCTTACGGCGCCCAACTGAAGGCGCTGTCGCGCCGCGTTGACGTGCTGGTTGCCACCCCCGGCCGCCTGATCGATCACCTGCAATCGGGCCGCGTCAAGCTGAACACCGTGCACACGCTGGTGCTGGACGAAGCCGACCGCATGCTGGACATGGGCTTCATCGAAGATATCGAAACCATCGTCAGCCGCCTGCCGGAAGACCGCCAAACGCTGCTGTTCTCGGCCACGCTGGACGGCACGATCGCCAAGCTGGCTGGCCGCATGATGCGCGACCCGCAACGTATCGAACTGGCCGGCGCCAAAGAAAAGCACACCAACATTACGCAAAGCCTGCTGTACGCAGACGACGCCAGCCACAAGATGCAGTTGCTGGATCACGTGCTGCGCGATGCCAAGCTGGACCAAGCTATTGTCTTCACGTCGACCAAGCGCGGCGCCGATGACCTGGCCGACCGTCTGGCTGACCAAGGTTTTGCTGCCGCTGCCCTGCACGGCGACATGAACCAGCGCCAACGCACCCGTACGCTGTCGCAACTGCAACGCGGTCAGCTGCGTATTCTGGTTGCCACCGACGTGGCCGCCCGCGGCATCGACGTGCAAGGCATCAGCCACGCCGTCAACTTCGACCTGCCGATGCAAGCCGAAGACTACGTGCACCGTATCGGCCGTACCGGCCGCGCCGGCCGCAGTGGCCTGGCTTTCACGCTGGCTACGCACTCCGAGCGTCACAAGGTTCGCCGTATCGAGCACTACATCGGCCAATCGATTACGCCTGAAGTGATTGCCGGTCTGGAACCCAAGCGCACCCCGCGTCCGTCGGCTGGTGGCAGCGGCGCCCCGCGTGGCGGCAAGCCTTTCGGCAAGCGTCCTGGTGGTTTCGGTGGTTCGCGTCATGAAGGCGGCGGCTACCAAGGCAACCGCGATGCCGGTTCGCGTGAAGGCCGTTCGTTCGGCGGCCCGCGTGAAGGCGGCGCTCCCCGTGGCGAGTTCAAGCCGCGTGAAGGTGGTTACCAAGGCAACCGTCCGTTCGGCGACCGCCCCCAGCGTTCGTTTGGCGATCGTCCCAGCTTCGGTGATCGTCCCCAGCGCGAAGGCGGCTATCAAGGCAATCGTCCCTTCGGCGACCGTCCTCCCCGTGAAGGCGGCTTCCGCGGCGGTGACCGTGATGCACGCCCCAGCTTCGGCGGCGACCGTCCCAGCTTTGGTGATCGTCCCCAGCGCGATGCCCGTCCGTTCAGCGAACGCGCTCCCCGTGAAGGCGGTTTCCGCGGCGGTGACCGTGACGCCCGTCCGGCCGCAGGCTTTAGCGATCGTCCCAGCTTTGGCGACCGTCCCGCCCGTGAAGGCGGCCGTCCTGAAGGCGGTTTCCGTGGCAAGCCCACGTTTGACAAGCGCCCCGGCGGCCCCGCCAAGCGCTTCGCCAAGCCGGCTGATCGCCGCGGCTAA
- a CDS encoding uracil-DNA glycosylase has protein sequence MLIDNRLTPNALAAQTAQLPAAWQAAFAPQAVADALAAATAHVEKRLAEGAVVYPATPLRALQGLAPSDVRVVILGQDPYHGPGQAQGLAFSVPDSCKRPPSLRNIFNEIAQEYPGTQVPQGNDLSRWADQGVLLLNTALTVEDGQPASHAKRGWETVTDALISLVARDPAPKVFMLWGAHAQAKRMLLPDNSGHLVLMSNHPSPLSARRPPVPFLGCGHFLATNEWLANQGKNPIDWGLDEKIIPLQGEFGL, from the coding sequence ATGCTGATCGATAACCGACTCACCCCCAACGCCCTTGCCGCGCAGACGGCGCAACTTCCTGCCGCATGGCAGGCTGCTTTTGCACCACAGGCCGTTGCGGACGCGCTGGCCGCCGCAACCGCGCACGTCGAAAAACGGCTTGCCGAAGGCGCCGTGGTGTATCCCGCCACGCCGTTGCGCGCTTTGCAGGGCCTGGCACCGTCGGATGTGCGCGTGGTGATACTGGGCCAGGACCCGTACCATGGCCCCGGCCAAGCGCAGGGTCTGGCGTTTTCGGTGCCGGACAGCTGCAAGCGTCCGCCCAGCCTGCGCAATATCTTTAATGAGATCGCCCAGGAATACCCGGGCACTCAAGTGCCTCAAGGTAATGACCTGAGCCGTTGGGCCGATCAGGGGGTACTGTTGCTGAACACCGCGTTGACGGTAGAAGACGGCCAGCCCGCCTCCCACGCCAAGCGCGGTTGGGAAACCGTGACCGATGCGCTGATCTCATTGGTTGCCCGCGACCCCGCGCCCAAGGTCTTTATGCTGTGGGGCGCACACGCTCAGGCAAAGCGAATGTTGCTTCCCGACAACAGTGGCCATCTCGTGCTGATGTCCAATCACCCATCCCCGCTTTCCGCCCGGAGACCGCCTGTGCCGTTTCTGGGCTGCGGGCACTTCCTGGCAACAAACGAGTGGCTGGCGAACCAAGGGAAAAACCCTATTGATTGGGGACTGGACGAAAAAATAATTCCCCTGCAAGGCGAATTCGGGTTATGA
- a CDS encoding hemagglutinin repeat-containing protein, translated as MSKLRSVAIWSILITQIWTPVLAQTLPIAVDKSVAGARPIVGVSNGVPVVNIAPPSAGGVSNNRYTQFNVGPSGVVLNNSGGGSQTQLAGQVAGNPMLGNQRAMAILNQVTAPNPSQLMGMLEVAGNRANVIVANPAGITCNGCGFLNADRATLTTGRPVIGADGMLSFDIAAGRLGIEGQGLYGANLSQLDLLARTLEINAQVWADRLTVVAGASRVGYDGLNVSALTGDGAAPRVALDVAALGGMYANSIRLIGTEAGVGVNVGGNLAALTGTLQLSANGDVSIQPSGRLQAATALSVDSKGQVSNAGTVAAGAGLDLRADGNVVNSGGMSAAGNVGINGRQLNNSGNVTAGLQADGSISPLGALNAQVDALLNPGTLVAGGNVNVMAGAMNLSGGKLVAGNALTLDASGNISNRGGAVYGGSVALRAAGVDNASGKITSGGALTGNVAGAIDNRGGTVAATQAVDLRAQSFGNTAGGVVSGDNVALQASGGINNQGGTLQANGKLDVNSAGALNNQDGNLLGGAAEIRAGSLNNQNGVVQADGKLDVASVGVLINQGGGFYGGSADIKMASLANTGGKIVSGDALNLTATGHIGNVGGTVAAQGLVTLNAQSLANTRGIVAGNGITLKTLGALDNSAGLIQADDVLALTAASVNNRDTLANSASGALGLMGKQVTLNAAAVDNQAGRIGAGQDLGVTTGTLNNNSGNVSSNVNAKLAVGNLQNTSGALTAGASLELTTGNLDNTGKIHSGQHLTINADTLTNRAGGEIIAAGNNFLNVGGTLANAGLIDGGYTRIDAGNVTNTGRIYGDRVGIKTPTLLNDANAVIASRGDMDLGVGSLVNREHALIYSAGDLRIGGALDVTGKAAGLAQSIVNVSATIEVAGNADIAAASIQNLNQHFTSEVVEVSRGPKLYYRLENSTELLDGSKLWLCDQVTALCGRDPVTFLDDDAERRLLLPSTKYPESIYGPPFDYVASRRGEAGFSAPIPLAYMPGPVAGSEGCGSGEYGKFCMLEPEVYRYSQEARIWAIFEVAQPSGPLPEWVPLDAPCSTIASCAAEKERRDAFDLELSAFKNAHRALNEKIRAFNADFNSRLVANFFYYQVDEVISESRTLSTDPAKIIVGGNAKFTGAVTNDKSRIIAGGVLSVDGPAVNNMGAEGQRTLERVGYQVRTITSGGGRKENRTDYTDVVAPERIELAVASSTGNTAPPATGNQKPGSTAVAGALAPAKIIEIGLPGKGIVRVVTLPPVIPQSALFQVLHRPDAPYLIATDAQFLGQRPVLSSDYLLQQLNQNPGHILKRLGDGFYEQKLVAEQVMLATGQRFVGDYTDNESQYKALLTAGADFAGKFGLTIGTALTEEQMLHLTSDIVWMVEQTVTLPDGTQQTVLSPQVYLAVQPGDLRGDGTLIAGRDTRIKTAGDVTNTGTIGARNALLVEAENVRNTVGSMQGKTVNLAARNDIDNLAGLLKGDSVTLAAGRDINLTESTQSNASGGVSSTRVDGVARIDAGSLNAQAGRDFNAQAAAISATADARVQAGRDINLTTAEDRYAESYDYGKKNRAEMRSSTDVGTQIAAGGNLTLIAGQDVNAIAAQVSSDKQLAVGAGRDINVLAGDSAGYAYNETYFKQKGFLSSKTTHLKNETELTQAVGSTFGGDSVVMMAGRDMTVVGSNVIGDNDVQIAVGRDLQVLAAEETYRDYQYEKVKKSGMGGGGFSIGYNKQERIDWMKSASGGYTSSTIGSAGGDLIIDAGRDVGVMGSNLLAQDGNIAITGRNVAIVAAVGDAQQHEYHEFKQSGLTIGVAGGVLGATQQIHGTLKQAADAKDGRLAAVKVGQAAYQAVQTDRMLDAANGKDASAAQKEAASAQIQISVGSSKSVSETKRTQETAFGSSVMAGGNVSIIALGENGVAGTGNLSIIGSDLAGKNVLLAATNDLMLLSQAQTSTEVSTNKNSGWKAGVGIGVSDSGSGGGINIFASGYMGSGNANGNGTTYRETQVSARDNLTLISGRDTLLEGAQARADSIRADIGRNLTVVSQQDSDRYDAKQKQVNAGGSFSFGSMTGSAYIGASMGKTKSNYDSVIEQTGLYAGSGGFDIYVGKHTQLDGAVIASDADAAKNLLSTETFGYTDLKNKADYKSTTVGINLGMSGAFDVANKGKALGSGPSGLSFGSTSGSESGTTHAAVAEGTIEVRADKETGHDSLAGLSRDTAGANGSIGKIFDKDKVREQLEFQQAFGQLGMQIAGDITKKLAKDNPDVWGEGKPGKIAVHSIVAAAGAALGGGDVAGAIAGTVAGNLISSTMKDAIDEAMSNLPASIQREAANVVLNALSGAVGGLVGGGSGAGGALSADMFNRQLHPDEKVLANRIAADAKARGVDVTAEQIEAQMRRMDAVLPNGEMYVGVPDVLYGEGGITDDGAIFKKVGQTQDGQTIYMDFPVAGDARLQSLIVSYTSGLEVPTGYFYTPESNRENYWANFGSPSSAVKAPSAMSRHCVTGECAAYMMRFATAADYQDLRNSNADVLAKLATANGRFGAITGTLGLAPGPYSAPFLAASKGAAISGWLLGGLEQAIRPNAAAYWKGGAIDTAVTVVSSAAPNGAILFNEIGEYLKVKYAK; from the coding sequence ATGTCTAAGCTTCGCTCTGTTGCCATCTGGTCCATTCTGATTACTCAAATCTGGACACCCGTTCTGGCGCAGACCCTGCCTATCGCTGTCGACAAGAGTGTGGCTGGCGCCCGGCCGATCGTCGGCGTGAGCAATGGCGTGCCCGTGGTGAATATTGCGCCGCCATCTGCGGGTGGAGTGTCGAACAACCGGTATACGCAGTTCAACGTGGGTCCGTCCGGCGTCGTGCTGAATAACAGCGGTGGGGGCAGCCAGACACAACTGGCCGGTCAGGTCGCGGGCAATCCGATGCTGGGCAATCAGCGCGCAATGGCCATCTTGAACCAGGTCACGGCGCCCAACCCCTCACAACTGATGGGCATGCTGGAAGTCGCCGGCAACCGCGCCAATGTCATCGTTGCCAACCCGGCGGGTATTACCTGCAACGGTTGCGGATTTCTGAATGCGGACCGGGCAACGCTGACCACCGGGCGTCCCGTCATCGGCGCGGATGGCATGTTGAGCTTCGACATTGCAGCGGGGCGGCTTGGCATCGAAGGCCAGGGGCTGTACGGCGCCAATCTAAGCCAATTGGATCTGCTGGCCAGAACGCTGGAAATCAACGCCCAGGTCTGGGCCGACCGTCTGACCGTGGTCGCTGGCGCGTCGCGGGTGGGTTACGACGGTCTCAACGTGTCGGCGTTGACCGGCGATGGCGCCGCACCTCGTGTAGCGCTGGATGTGGCCGCATTGGGCGGCATGTACGCCAACAGCATCCGGTTGATCGGAACCGAAGCCGGTGTGGGCGTGAACGTCGGCGGCAACCTTGCCGCGCTGACCGGCACGCTGCAACTCAGCGCCAATGGCGACGTCAGCATCCAGCCGTCGGGAAGATTGCAGGCAGCGACTGCATTGTCGGTGGACAGCAAAGGTCAGGTCAGCAATGCGGGCACGGTGGCGGCTGGCGCCGGCCTGGATCTGCGGGCGGATGGCAACGTCGTCAATAGTGGCGGCATGTCCGCCGCGGGAAATGTGGGCATCAACGGGCGTCAACTGAATAACAGCGGCAATGTCACCGCTGGCCTGCAAGCCGATGGCTCGATCAGTCCGCTGGGTGCGTTGAACGCGCAGGTGGACGCCTTACTGAACCCCGGCACACTGGTTGCGGGCGGCAACGTGAATGTTATGGCAGGCGCGATGAACCTGTCGGGCGGCAAGCTTGTAGCAGGCAATGCGTTGACGCTGGACGCCTCGGGCAATATCAGTAACCGGGGCGGCGCTGTGTATGGCGGATCGGTGGCGCTGCGCGCGGCCGGAGTGGACAACGCTTCCGGCAAGATCACCAGCGGTGGTGCGCTGACCGGCAATGTGGCGGGCGCAATCGACAATCGCGGCGGAACCGTGGCGGCCACGCAAGCAGTGGACCTGCGCGCCCAATCGTTCGGCAATACGGCCGGCGGCGTGGTGTCGGGCGACAACGTTGCGTTGCAAGCAAGCGGCGGCATCAATAACCAGGGCGGCACCTTGCAGGCCAACGGCAAGCTGGATGTGAACAGCGCAGGCGCGCTGAACAACCAGGACGGCAATCTGCTGGGCGGCGCTGCCGAGATTCGGGCGGGCAGTCTGAATAATCAGAACGGCGTGGTGCAGGCGGACGGCAAGCTGGATGTCGCGAGCGTCGGCGTCTTGATCAACCAGGGCGGTGGCTTCTACGGCGGCTCCGCCGATATCAAGATGGCCAGCCTTGCCAACACCGGCGGAAAAATCGTCAGCGGTGATGCGCTGAATCTGACAGCCACTGGCCACATCGGCAACGTTGGCGGCACCGTGGCCGCGCAGGGCTTGGTGACGCTGAACGCGCAATCGCTGGCCAACACGCGTGGCATCGTGGCAGGCAATGGGATCACGCTAAAGACACTGGGGGCATTGGATAACAGCGCAGGGCTGATCCAGGCCGACGATGTGCTGGCCTTGACGGCCGCGAGCGTCAACAACCGCGACACGCTCGCCAACAGCGCCAGCGGCGCGCTGGGTTTGATGGGCAAGCAGGTCACGCTGAACGCTGCGGCAGTGGACAACCAGGCGGGCAGGATAGGCGCTGGACAAGACTTGGGCGTCACCACTGGCACGCTGAATAACAACAGCGGCAACGTCTCGTCCAACGTCAATGCAAAACTCGCTGTGGGCAATCTGCAGAACACGTCGGGCGCGTTGACGGCGGGCGCATCTCTTGAACTGACGACGGGCAATCTGGACAACACGGGCAAGATCCATTCGGGCCAGCACCTGACGATCAACGCCGACACGCTGACCAACCGTGCTGGCGGAGAAATTATTGCGGCGGGGAACAATTTCCTGAACGTGGGCGGAACCCTTGCCAATGCGGGCCTGATCGATGGCGGCTATACGCGCATCGATGCCGGCAACGTTACCAATACGGGCCGCATCTATGGCGACCGCGTCGGTATAAAAACGCCCACGCTGCTGAACGACGCCAATGCCGTCATCGCATCTCGAGGCGATATGGACCTGGGCGTGGGTTCATTGGTCAATCGCGAACACGCGCTGATCTACTCGGCAGGAGATTTGCGGATTGGCGGCGCGTTGGATGTTACTGGCAAGGCTGCGGGCTTGGCGCAATCGATTGTCAATGTCTCGGCCACGATCGAAGTTGCAGGCAACGCCGATATTGCCGCAGCATCTATCCAGAACTTGAATCAGCACTTCACAAGTGAAGTCGTCGAGGTCAGCCGCGGCCCCAAGCTGTACTACCGTCTGGAAAACTCCACCGAGCTGTTGGATGGGTCCAAGCTGTGGTTGTGCGATCAGGTGACGGCGCTTTGCGGCCGTGATCCGGTAACGTTTCTGGACGACGACGCAGAGCGCCGTTTGCTGCTGCCGTCCACGAAGTATCCGGAATCGATCTACGGGCCGCCGTTTGACTATGTTGCCAGCAGGCGAGGCGAGGCCGGCTTCAGCGCGCCGATTCCGCTGGCATACATGCCCGGCCCGGTCGCCGGGTCCGAGGGTTGCGGCAGTGGTGAATACGGCAAGTTTTGCATGCTTGAGCCGGAAGTCTACCGCTACTCGCAGGAGGCTCGGATATGGGCAATTTTCGAAGTGGCCCAGCCGTCTGGCCCACTTCCGGAATGGGTGCCTTTGGACGCGCCATGCTCGACGATTGCAAGCTGCGCAGCCGAGAAAGAGCGACGTGATGCGTTCGATCTGGAACTGAGCGCCTTTAAGAATGCGCACCGCGCGTTGAATGAAAAAATTCGCGCCTTCAACGCCGATTTCAATAGCCGTCTTGTTGCCAACTTCTTCTACTACCAAGTGGATGAAGTCATCTCGGAAAGCCGCACGCTATCGACCGATCCTGCCAAGATCATCGTAGGCGGCAATGCCAAATTCACAGGTGCTGTTACCAACGACAAGAGCCGCATCATCGCGGGCGGGGTGCTGTCCGTCGATGGACCTGCCGTCAATAACATGGGCGCGGAAGGCCAGCGCACCTTAGAGCGCGTAGGCTATCAAGTTCGCACCATCACGAGTGGCGGCGGGCGCAAAGAAAACCGGACAGACTACACCGACGTCGTTGCACCTGAACGTATCGAACTCGCGGTAGCCAGCTCCACGGGTAACACCGCCCCGCCCGCGACCGGAAATCAAAAACCCGGCTCTACCGCCGTGGCAGGGGCGCTGGCACCGGCCAAAATCATCGAAATCGGCCTGCCCGGCAAAGGCATTGTGCGCGTGGTGACGCTGCCGCCCGTCATCCCGCAAAGCGCCTTGTTCCAGGTGCTGCACCGTCCCGATGCGCCTTACCTGATCGCCACCGATGCGCAGTTCCTGGGCCAGCGCCCGGTCCTGTCCAGTGACTACCTGCTGCAACAACTGAACCAGAACCCGGGCCATATCCTCAAGCGCCTGGGCGATGGTTTCTATGAACAGAAGCTGGTGGCCGAACAAGTCATGCTCGCCACTGGTCAACGCTTTGTGGGCGACTACACCGACAACGAATCGCAATACAAAGCGCTGCTGACCGCAGGAGCGGACTTTGCCGGCAAGTTTGGCCTGACCATCGGCACAGCCCTGACCGAAGAGCAGATGCTCCACCTGACCAGCGACATCGTCTGGATGGTGGAGCAGACCGTCACCTTGCCCGACGGCACGCAGCAAACCGTGTTGTCGCCCCAGGTCTACCTGGCGGTGCAACCCGGCGATTTACGCGGCGACGGCACGCTGATTGCAGGCCGTGACACGCGTATCAAGACGGCAGGCGACGTCACCAACACGGGAACCATCGGCGCCCGCAATGCGCTGCTGGTCGAAGCGGAGAACGTCCGCAACACCGTCGGTTCCATGCAGGGCAAGACCGTCAATCTTGCCGCCCGCAACGACATCGACAACCTGGCCGGGCTGCTCAAGGGAGACTCCGTCACGCTGGCCGCTGGCCGCGACATCAACCTGACTGAATCCACGCAATCCAACGCGAGTGGTGGCGTGAGCAGCACCCGTGTCGACGGTGTGGCACGCATTGATGCGGGTAGCCTGAACGCACAGGCCGGCCGCGACTTCAACGCCCAGGCCGCCGCAATCAGCGCCACCGCAGACGCGCGCGTTCAAGCGGGCAGGGATATCAACCTGACCACAGCAGAGGACCGCTACGCGGAGTCTTACGACTATGGGAAGAAGAATCGGGCAGAGATGCGCTCGTCGACTGATGTCGGCACACAGATCGCCGCAGGCGGAAACCTGACGCTGATCGCGGGCCAGGATGTGAACGCGATTGCGGCGCAGGTGTCGTCCGACAAGCAACTGGCAGTGGGCGCGGGCCGGGATATCAATGTGCTGGCAGGGGACTCGGCTGGGTATGCGTATAACGAAACGTATTTCAAGCAAAAGGGGTTCTTGTCTAGCAAGACGACGCACCTGAAGAATGAAACCGAATTGACTCAGGCTGTTGGGTCAACGTTTGGTGGCGATTCCGTAGTCATGATGGCCGGACGTGACATGACGGTGGTGGGTTCAAACGTTATCGGCGATAACGATGTGCAGATCGCGGTTGGCAGAGACCTTCAGGTTTTGGCAGCCGAAGAAACCTACCGGGACTATCAGTACGAGAAGGTGAAGAAGTCTGGCATGGGCGGAGGCGGCTTCAGCATTGGCTACAACAAGCAGGAACGCATCGATTGGATGAAGAGTGCAAGTGGTGGCTACACCAGCAGCACGATTGGAAGCGCGGGCGGGGATCTGATCATCGACGCAGGTCGAGACGTTGGCGTCATGGGCAGCAATCTGTTGGCGCAGGACGGCAATATTGCCATCACTGGCCGCAATGTCGCCATCGTGGCAGCGGTGGGCGACGCGCAGCAGCACGAGTATCACGAGTTCAAGCAGTCGGGCCTGACGATTGGCGTCGCCGGTGGGGTGCTGGGCGCAACCCAGCAGATTCATGGCACGTTGAAGCAAGCCGCCGATGCCAAGGACGGCCGCCTGGCTGCCGTCAAGGTGGGGCAAGCGGCGTACCAGGCCGTACAAACCGACCGCATGCTTGATGCGGCCAATGGCAAGGACGCGTCTGCGGCTCAAAAAGAAGCCGCAAGCGCCCAGATTCAGATCAGCGTTGGGTCCAGCAAATCTGTGAGCGAAACCAAGCGGACGCAAGAGACGGCGTTTGGTTCTTCAGTAATGGCGGGCGGCAACGTGTCTATCATCGCGCTCGGTGAAAACGGCGTGGCAGGCACCGGCAACCTTTCCATTATCGGAAGCGATCTTGCAGGCAAGAACGTTTTGCTGGCGGCCACTAACGATCTGATGCTATTGAGCCAGGCTCAGACCTCAACCGAAGTCTCCACCAATAAGAACAGCGGATGGAAGGCGGGTGTGGGTATTGGCGTCTCCGACAGCGGTAGTGGCGGCGGCATCAATATTTTCGCCAGCGGTTACATGGGCAGCGGCAATGCGAATGGCAACGGCACGACCTACCGCGAAACTCAAGTCAGCGCCCGCGACAATCTGACGCTGATCTCTGGGCGCGATACCTTGCTGGAAGGCGCTCAAGCCCGCGCCGATAGCATTCGCGCTGATATTGGACGGAACCTCACGGTTGTCAGCCAACAAGATTCAGACCGTTACGACGCCAAGCAAAAGCAGGTAAACGCAGGCGGCAGTTTCAGCTTCGGTTCCATGACTGGCAGCGCCTACATCGGCGCGAGCATGGGCAAAACCAAGTCCAACTATGACAGCGTGATCGAACAGACCGGCCTATACGCGGGATCGGGCGGCTTTGATATCTACGTAGGCAAGCACACGCAGTTGGATGGTGCAGTAATCGCCAGCGACGCTGACGCAGCCAAAAACTTGCTGTCCACCGAAACGTTTGGCTATACCGATTTGAAGAACAAAGCCGACTACAAGTCCACCACGGTTGGAATCAACCTGGGTATGTCAGGGGCGTTCGATGTCGCCAATAAGGGCAAGGCCCTGGGATCGGGGCCGTCTGGATTGAGCTTCGGCTCGACGAGTGGCAGTGAGTCGGGCACAACGCATGCGGCAGTCGCGGAAGGCACGATTGAAGTGCGCGCGGACAAGGAAACGGGACACGACAGTCTGGCGGGGTTGAGCAGGGATACGGCGGGCGCCAACGGCAGCATTGGGAAGATTTTTGACAAGGACAAGGTCCGCGAACAACTGGAGTTTCAGCAGGCGTTTGGTCAGCTGGGGATGCAGATTGCGGGGGACATCACCAAGAAGCTGGCGAAAGACAATCCTGATGTCTGGGGCGAAGGCAAACCCGGAAAAATCGCCGTACATTCAATCGTCGCTGCCGCAGGGGCAGCATTGGGCGGTGGGGACGTGGCGGGAGCAATTGCCGGAACTGTCGCGGGGAATTTGATATCCAGCACAATGAAAGACGCAATTGATGAGGCGATGAGCAATCTACCGGCCTCTATTCAACGAGAGGCGGCCAATGTGGTTTTGAATGCGCTGTCGGGTGCCGTGGGAGGGCTGGTAGGCGGTGGAAGCGGTGCGGGGGGCGCCTTGTCAGCAGACATGTTTAATCGGCAGCTGCATCCGGATGAGAAAGTCTTGGCGAATCGCATTGCTGCGGACGCCAAGGCACGAGGCGTTGACGTAACTGCTGAGCAGATCGAGGCCCAAATGCGCCGAATGGATGCGGTGTTGCCAAATGGCGAGATGTATGTGGGAGTTCCTGACGTCCTATATGGAGAGGGCGGAATTACAGATGATGGCGCAATTTTCAAGAAAGTTGGGCAGACTCAAGATGGTCAAACTATCTATATGGATTTCCCCGTCGCAGGTGATGCTCGCCTACAGAGCCTAATTGTGTCGTACACAAGCGGATTGGAGGTGCCAACAGGGTATTTTTATACTCCCGAATCTAATCGGGAAAATTACTGGGCAAATTTTGGTTCGCCAAGCTCTGCGGTGAAGGCTCCTTCAGCCATGTCTCGTCATTGCGTTACTGGGGAATGCGCAGCCTATATGATGAGGTTCGCGACCGCGGCAGACTATCAGGATCTACGCAATTCTAATGCCGACGTCCTCGCTAAGTTAGCCACAGCCAATGGTCGCTTTGGTGCAATAACTGGGACGTTAGGTCTTGCTCCTGGACCGTATTCCGCGCCATTTCTAGCTGCTTCCAAAGGGGCGGCGATTAGCGGATGGCTGCTTGGAGGTCTGGAGCAGGCTATAAGGCCTAATGCCGCGGCCTATTGGAAGGGGGGGGCCATAGACACAGCTGTAACGGTCGTAAGTAGTGCTGCTCCGAACGGGGCAATACTATTTAATGAAATTGGTGAATATCTGAAGGTGAAGTATGCGAAGTGA